In Arachis stenosperma cultivar V10309 chromosome 1, arast.V10309.gnm1.PFL2, whole genome shotgun sequence, one DNA window encodes the following:
- the LOC130967982 gene encoding probable serine/threonine-protein kinase WNK11, with product MMPGAKVHPSYAESETFIEVDPTGRYVRYPELLGSGSVKRVYRAFDKEEGIEVAWNQVRLKNFKDDPVMVHRLHSEIMLLRGFSNDHIISLFASWKDDVSDTLNFITEVCSSGSLREYRKRHKNVSMKAVKKWSKQILEGLNYLHTHDPCIIHRDLNCSNVFVNGNTGQVKIGDLGLAAVVGRSHSAHSVLGTPEFMAPELYSEKYTEKVDIYSFGMCVLEMVTREVPYSECESVVKIYKKVTSGARPQSLNKINNSELKSFIHKCIAHPPSARPSAAQLLHDPFFHDLHS from the exons ATG ATGCCCGGCGCTAAAGTTCATCCATCATACGCGGAGTCAGAGACATTCATTGAGGTGGATCCGACGGGAAGATACGTGAGGTACCCGGAGCTTCTAGGATCAGGTTCAGTGAAGAGAGTGTACAGAGCATTTGACAAAGAAGAGGGAATAGAAGTGGCCTGGAACCAAGTGAGATTGAAGAACTTCAAGGATGACCCTGTCATGGTTCATAGGCTTCACTCCGAAATCATGTTGCTAAGAGGCTTCTCGAACGACCACATCATTTCGCTATTCGCATCCTGGAAGGATGACGTCAGCGACACTTTGAATTTCATCACGGAAGTATGCAGCAGCGGCAGTCTGAGGGAGTATAGGAAGAGGCACAAGAATGTCTCCATGAAGGCTGTGAAGAAATGGTCAAAGCAGATTCTAGAAGGTTTGAATTATTTGCACACACATGATCCCTGCATCATCCACAGAGACCTCAACTGCAGTAATGTGTTTGTCAATGGAAATACCGGCCAGGTTAAGATCGGTGACTTGGGCTTGGCGGCGGTTGTGGGGAGGAGTCACTCAGCGCATTCGGTTCTGGGGACGCCGGAGTTCATGGCGCCGGAGTTGTACTCGGAAAAGTACACGGAGAAGGTGGACATATACTCGTTTGGGATGTGTGTGTTGGAGATGGTGACGAGAGAGGTTCCGTACAGCGAGTGTGAAAGTGTTGTGAAGATATACAAGAAGGTGACGTCAGGCGCGAGGCCGCAGTCGCTGAATAAGATTAACAATTCCGAGCTCAAGTCATTCATTCACAAGTGCATCGCTCACCCGCCCTCTGCTAGACCTTCTGCTGCCCAGCTTCTTCACGACCCTTTCTTTCATGACCTTCATTCTTAG
- the LOC130959641 gene encoding protein TORNADO 1: MASNQNMKELQWALQSLKSDSLNLECVSFYLSQPTSNCYQETEASININISKENLPLFSQILATLAESRRTKCTLRNLEFHSVVWETEEVRKLGTLFGNSNNNQSIKQVLFRRNRFNGKSLSELCDILKTNRVIKEITFSESGIGAVGAGLIASALMVNHSLEELQIWDDSIGSRGAEELSKMIEVNPTLKLLTIFDSNSITATPLISAVLARNRTMEVHVWSGEKGERSSKVVEFVPENSTLRIYKLNLSGTCRVACALGMNLTVKSLDMTGVRLKSRCAKELRWVLEQNQTLKELNLSRTCLKNKGIVYVAAGLFKNRSLQTLHLTGNWFAGVGVEHLLCPLSRFSALQRQANITLKCITFGGGRTKIGREGLAAIIKMLTTNETLRQLGIHEDESLRPDDFVKIFKSLEKNASLKLLSLQGCKGVQGETLLQTMMETLQINPWIEDIDLSRTPLHNSGKTQGIYQRLGQNEKTEPEMDLLNNMPLTQPKSCRVFFCGQESAGKATLCNSISHNFSASALTYLDQVRTIVNPVEQAVKPAGMKIKTFKDEDTKISVWNLAGQHEFFSLHDLMFPGHGSASFFLVISSLFRKPGNKEPKSITEIEEDLQYWLRFIVSNSKRAVQQCMLPSVAVVLTHFDKINQPSHNLQHTVNSIQRLRDKFHGFVDFYPTIFTVDARSSASVSKLTHYIRKTSKTILERVPRVYQLCNDLIKILSDWRTENYNKPAMKWKEFGELCQAKVPALRIRSRNDNKGKVETRRRAIATCLHHIGEVIYFEELGFLILDCEWFCGEALGQLVKLNVRKQYSSENNGFISRKELEKILRGSLQSPIPGMGSKVSENLEASDLVRMMLKLELCYEQDPSDPNSLLLFPSILEEGRGKTPRWQLSTPDCLYAGRHLECDDSSHMFLTPGFFPRLQVHLHNRVKTLNNQHGATYSLEKHLISIIINGIYIRVELGGQLGYYIDILACSTKNLTETLRVIQQLIIPAIQSLCHGITLTESIIRPECVRNLTPPRYRKTQSASVQLLKQALLSLSADSMYDYQHTWSPVLDSGRTILQAGFDLARDLLSDDDFREVLHRRYHDLYDLAQELQVPPENNPEGQDQSLALSNQAETVDPSFGGIAKGVEAVLHRLKIIEQEIRDLKQEIQGLRYYEHRLLLELHRKVNYLATYNVQVEERKVPNLFYFVQTENYSRRLITTMLSGMTALRLHMLCEFQGQMHVVEDQMGCEIMQVDNRAVQCLAPYMKKFMKLVTLALKIGAHLAAGMGEMIPDLSKEMAHLAGSSAFVGAAAAGAVGAAVLGRRNRAAEGSRDIQQDLRAAQQWVVDFLRERRCSTGKDIAEKFGLWRVRYRDNGQIAWICRRHMYARSAEIVEVPV; the protein is encoded by the exons ATGGCTTCAAACCAGAACATGAAAGAGCTACAATGGGCACTTCAATCACTAAAATCCGACTCCCTAAATCTTGAATGTGTTTCCTTCTACCTTTCCCAACCAACCTCAAACTGTTACCAAGAAACAGAAGCCTCCATAAACATAAACATCTCCAAAGAGAATCTCCCATTGTTCTCTCAAATCTTGGCAACACTGGCTGAATCCAGAAGGACCAAATGCACATTGAGGAACCTTGAGTTTCATTCAGTTGTGTGGGAGACAGAAGAGGTAAGAAAACTTGGAACCCTTTTTGGGAACAGTAACAATAATCAAAGCATAAAGCAAGTTTTGTTTAGAAGAAACAGGTTCAATGGGAAAAGCCTCTCAGAGCTTTGTGATATTCTGAAGACAAATAGGGTGATCAAAGAGATTACGTTTTCGGAATCTGGGATTGGAGCAGTTGGAGCTGGACTAATTGCTTCTGCTCTCATGGTGAATCATAGTTTGGAGGAGCTTCAGATTTGGGATGATTCAATTGGTTCAAGGGGTGCTGAAGAGCTTTCAAAGATGATTGAAGTCAATCCAACTCTGAAATTGTTGACCATTTTCGACTCGAATTCGATCACTGCTACCCCTCTTATATCAGCTGTTTTGGCAAGGAACAGAACAATGGAGGTTCATGTTTGGAGTGGTGAAAAGGGGGAAAGAAGttcaaaggttgttgagttTGTTCCTGAGAATAGTACTCTAAGAATTTACAAGCTTAATCTCTCTGGCACTTGCCGCGTCGCCTGCGCTTTAGGAATGAATCTGACAGTGAAATCACTGGATATGACCGGAGTCCGGCTTAAGTCTCGGTGTGCTAAGGAGTTAAGGTGGGTTTTGGAACAAAACCAGACACTTAAAGAGCTCAATTTATCAAGAACTTGTCTTAAAAACAAGGGCATTGTGTATGTTGCGGCTGGACTCTTCAAGAACCGgagtttgcagacattgcatcTAACAGGAAATTGGTTCGCCGGAGTAGGCGTGGAGCATCTGCTTTGCCCTTTGAGTAGATTTTCAGCCCTGCAAAGGCAAGCCAACATTACTTTGAAGTGTATTACTTTTGGAGGTGGCAGAACAAAAATAG GTAGGGAAGGTTTAGCCGCAATAATAAAGATGCTAACAACAAACGAGACTCTCCGGCAGCTCGGGATTCATGAGGATGAGAGTTTGAGACCAGATGACTTTGTCAAAATCTTCAAGAGTTTGGAGAAGAATGCTAGTTTGAAACTCTTGTCTCTACAAGGCTGCAAAGGTGTTCAAGGAGAGACATTGCTGCAAACAATGATGGAGACACTACAGATAAATCCTTGGATTGAAGACATTGATCTCTCAAGAACACCTTTGCATAATTCTGGAAAGACTCAAGGAATTTATCAAAGATTGGGGCAGAATGAGAAGACTGAACCAGAAATGGATTTGCTCAACAACATGCCGCTAACACAGCCCAAGAGTTGCAGAGTCTTCTTTTGTGGGCAAGAATCTGCAG GTAAGGCAACACTTTGTAATTCAATATCTCATAATTTCTCTGCTTCGGCATTAACCTACTTGGATCAAGTCAGAACAATAGTAAACCCAGTGGAGCAGGCTGTTAAACCAGCAGGGATGAAGATAAAAACTTTCAAGGATGAGGACACAAAGATTTCAGTATGGAATCTTGCTGGGCAGCATGAGTTTTTCTCCCTCCATGATCTTATGTTCCCAGGGCATGGTAGTGCATCATTTTTCCTTGTAATATCTAGTTTATTTAGGAAACCGGGTAACAAAGAACCAAAAAGCATAACAGAGATTGAAGAAGATCTGCAGTATTGGCTCAGGTTCATAGTTTCCAACTCAAAAAGAGCAGTACAACAATGCATGCTACCGAGTGTTGCTGTTGTTCTCACACACTTTGATAAGATCAATCAACCGTCCCATAATTTGCAGCATACCGTCAATTCAATTCAGAGATTGAGAGACAAGTTCCATGGCTTTGTTGATTTCTATCCAACAATATTCACAGTTGATGCAAGATCTTCTGCATCTGTTAGTAAACTCACTCATTACATCAGAAAGACAAGCAAGACTATTCTAGAAAGGGTGCCGCGAGTTTATCAACTTTGCAATGATCTGATAAAGATTTTATCAGACTGGAGAACTGAGAATTACAACAAGCCAGCAATGAAGTGGAAGGAATTTGGCGAGCTATGCCAAGCGAAAGTGCCGGCTTTGAGAATCCGGTCTAGAAATGATAACAAAGGGAAAGTGGAAACAAGGAGAAGAGCTATTGCTACTTGCCTTCATCACATTGGTGAGGTGATTTACTTTGAAGAGTTGGGGTTTCTAATATTAGATTGTGAGTGGTTTTGTGGCGAAGCACTTGGTCAGCTTGTAAAGTTAAATGTGAGGAAGCAATACTCCTCAGAAAACAATGGATTTATTAGCAGGAAGGAGCTGGAGAAAATCTTAAGAGGAAGTTTGCAGAGCCCCATTCCTGGTATGGGTTCAAAGGTATCTGAGAACTTAGAGGCTAGTGATCTTGTGAGAATGATGCTGAAACTCGAGTTGTGCTATGAACAAGATCCATCAGATCCAAATTCTCTGCTATTGTTTCCCTCCATTCTTGAAGAAGGAAGAGGGAAGACTCCGAGGTGGCAGCTAAGCACACCGGACTGCCTGTACGCAGGACGTCATCTTGAGTGTGACGATTCTAGTCACATGTTTCTAACTCCAGGATTCTTCCCTCGTTTGCAG GTGCACCTTCACAACAGAGTAAAGACTCTAAATAATCAACATGGAGCAACTTATAGCCTTGAGAAGCACCTCATCTCAATCATCATCAATGGAATTTACATAAGAGTAGAGCTTGGAGGACAATTAGGTTATTATATTGACATCCTAGCATGTTCCACCAAAAACTTGACAGAAACTTTAAGAGTCATTCAGCAGCTTATAATTCCAGCAATCCAAAGCCTTTGCCATGGGATCACCTTGACCGAAAGCATCATAAGGCCCGAATGTGTCCGAAACTTGACACCCCCTAGATACAGAAAAACACAATCTGCTTCCGTGCAGCTACTTAAACAAGCGCTTCTGTCTCTTTCTGCAGACAGCATGTATGATTATCAGCACACATGGAGTCCAGTCTTAGATTCTGGTAGGACAATCCTCCAAGCTGGTTTTGATTTAGCACGAGACCTTTTATCGGATGATGACTTCCGAGAAGTGTTGCATCGGAGATATCATGATTTATATGATCTTGCTCAAGAATTGCAAGTACCACCTGAAAATAACCCAGAAGGACAAGATCAATCTTTGGCTTTGAGCAATCAAGCTGAAACAGTTGATCCAAGCTTTGGGGGAATTGCAAAAGGAGTTGAAGCAGTCTTACACAGGCTAAAGATTATTGAACAAGAAATCAGAGACTTGAAGCAGGAAATCCAGGGGCTGAGATATTATGAGCACAGGCTCCTCCTCGAACTTCATCGCAAAGTGAACTACCTAGCAACCTACAATGTGCAGGTTGAGGAGAGGAAAGTTCCAAACCTGTTCTATTTTGTTCAAACAGAAAACTATTCTAGAAGGTTGATCACTACCATGCTTTCTGGCATGACCGCACTACGGCTTCACATGTTATGTGAGTTCCAGGGACAAATGCATGTTGTTGAAGATCAGATGGGTTGCGAGATCATGCAAGTTGATAACAGGGCTGTGCAATGTTTGGCTCCATATATGAAGAAATTCATGAAGTTGGTAACTTTAGCGCTAAAGATAGGTGCGCATCTTGCGGCCGGAATGGGAGAAATGATACCGGACTTGAGCAAGGAAATGGCTCATTTGGCCGGCTCTTCAGCTTTTGTTGGGGCAGCTGCAGCTGGTGCTGTAGGGGCAGCTGTTCTCGGCCGTAGAAATAGGGCTGCAGAAGGCTCAAGGGACATTCAACAAGATTTAAGAGCAGCACAACAATGGGTGGTTGATTTCTTAAGAGAAAGGAGGTGCTCCACAGGGAAGGACATTGCAGAGAAGTTTGGACTATGGCGAGTTCGGTACAGGGATAATGGTCAGATTGCTTGGATCTGTAGGAGGCACATGTATGCAAGATCTGCAGAGATAGTTGAAGTGCCTGTTTGA
- the LOC130968551 gene encoding uncharacterized protein LOC130968551 produces the protein MDSPHSVVSPFKSLVLNEGTEKHKHDDVFEVNGKEAVMSNGDEDSIGMLDVYIHQARDIQNICIYHKQDVYAKICLTSNPDDTVSTKTINGGGRNPVFNENLRVSVRTIDSSLKCEIWMLSRVKNYLEDQLLGFALVPLSEVLLIQDGKLEKEFSLSSTDLFHSPAGFVQLSLSYTGASPDVMAISTIPKEVGAQDSETGESLTRDLEKIEFPDPKIVNEDHLMASEYFGIPCEETQCSADSLATSDGENQSSEAGVRLVESFSACSVESVQLPPKVDSPPSSVSTNGVTSPVPASSESSEAAAANSKSPGQEQISSTKDAKNVDAIDGESDSSNGVLPSVSFPKPVVTVNLVPEPNLVQQDIVDMYNKSMQQFTESLAKMKLPMDIKTEATSSGNSSTEEKTPKSNNSRVFYGSRAFF, from the coding sequence ATGGATTCACCACATTCTGTTGTGTCACCATTCAAGAGCTTGGTCTTGAATGAGGGTACTGAGAAGCACAAGCATGATGATGTATTTGAGGTGAATGGAAAAGAGGCTGTGATGTCAAATGGGGATGAAGATTCAATTGGCATGCTTGATGTATATATACACCAAGCTAGGGACATTCAGAACATCTGCATATACCATAAGCAAGATGTTTATGCCAAGATTTGCCTCACTTCTAACCCTGATGACACTGTTTCCACCAAGACCATCAATGGTGGAGGAAGGAACCCAGTGTTCAATGAGAATCTAAGGGTTAGTGTTAGGACTATTGATTCCTCACTCAAATGTGAGATTTGGATGCTTAGCAGGGTCAAGAATTACCTTGAGGACCAGTTGCTTGGTTTTGCTTTGGTGCCTTTGTCTGAGGTACTGCTAATTCAGGATGGGAAATTGGAGAAAGAGTTCTCTCTTTCTTCAACTGATTTGTTCCATTCTCCGGCCGGTTTTGTTCAGTTGTCGCTTTCTTACACTGGTGCTTCGCCAGATGTTATGGCGATTTCTACAATTCCTAAGGAGGTTGGAGCGCAGGACTCCGAGACGGGTGAGTCGCTGACGAGGGATTTGGAAAAGATTGAGTTCCCTGATCCGAAGATTGTGAATGAAGATCACTTGATGGCGTCGGAGTATTTCGGCATTCCCTGTGAGGAGACTCAGTGCTCTGCTGATAGCTTGGCAACTTCTGATGGTGAGAATCAGAGCTCTGAAGCGGGCGTTCGCCTCGTGGAAAGCTTCTCTGCTTGCAGTGTTGAGTCTGTTCAGCTTCCTCCCAAGGTTGATTCCCCACCCAGCAGTGTGTCAACAAATGGTGTCACCTCTCCTGTGCCTGCAAGCTCAGAATCATCTGAAGCTGCTGCTGCTAATTCCAAGTCTCCCGGTCAGGAACAAATTTCCAGCACCAAAGATGCTAAAAATGTGGATGCTATAGATGGTGAGAGTGATTCCTCAAATGGGGTTCTTCCAAGTGTGTCATTCCCTAAGCCTGTTGTTACTGTGAACCTTGTCCCAGAACCGAATTTGGTGCAGCAGGATATAGTAGACATGTACAACAAAAGCATGCAGCAATTTACTGAGTCATTGGCCAAAATGAAGCTTCCTATGGACATAAAAACTGAGGCAACTAGTTCAGGGAATTCGAGCACTGAGGAGAAGACACCGAAGAGTAACAACTCGCGCGTATTTTATGGTAGCAGGGCTTTCTTCTGA